Below is a genomic region from Flammeovirgaceae bacterium SG7u.111.
TCGGAGTTTACAAGTACTATTGTCAATTCGCCCGTATCCGGGCTTTTATATCCCGAGCACAAGAGGTTTTCATTAGGGTGACCACTACTCTGAGCAATATCTATTCGATTGAAACCTGGCCTAACAAACCTACTGAAATTCCCTAAAGCCCAGAGTATTTTACTTTCGTACACTTCCCCGTCCTCTTTTTGGTAATCCACATACACCAATCCATCTTTGTAGTTATAAGGTGATACAGCCAACCACCATTGCCAAGCCGTCGCATTTGCAACTACCAAATCATTGTGAATCACCTTCGCCACATACAAAGCCGGGTCAATACCCAAATCCCGACCGTTCCCATTGATTTCCCCATCATTTCCTCCAAGTATGCAGTATTCGGACATCCAAAACTTTAACTTTGGAACGCTACGCACAGAATTTGCTAAAGCTGCTCTTTTCTCTACAGACTTAGTATTGGGGGAAGTAGTAAAATAGCTATGTCCCGAAATTACATTCCCTACATGGGATAAATCGCCCACGTAGTTTTCAGACGATTCATCAAAAAAATCGGTAATCTGGTTCGATCTACCCGGTCGGTTACCTTGTTCGTAGAGGTAATCTATTTGTCCCGCTTCGGCAATGTCTATTTTGGCACTGATAGCCTTCTCTTCAAACTCTTTGTTCAGCACTTTTACAAAATCGGCAATCTCATTGTTCCAATATGGGCAACCCTCTTGATTACCTTTAGACCAATCCCACTGCGGTTCGTTTATTGGGCTGACATAATCCACTGTCAAGCCTTTGTTTTCCAAGCCTTGCACTACATTGGCCAGGTATTCGGCAAAATCCGGGTATTTATCTGCTGCTAGGTTCGACTTACCATCGGATGAGTAAGCTTTCCCATTCTTGGTAAAGTTCACGTGAGGGCTGTTGGGGAAAAGCAGTAATTTCCCTACCCCTCTTTCCTTTGCCGCATTGGCAAACCACACTTGCCCTTTTTGCCTGTCCCAATTATAGGTTCCGTCAAGCTCCAAAAAAGACTCTGCCCTTCTCCATTCATCGCCAATTCCACTTTCACTACCTTGCTCCGCACTTCCAGCTCCTATGTTGAACCTCCAAAGCGAAAGACCGATGCCCTTGGGCGAGCCTTCCCCATCAAGCTCTTTGCTAAAAAGCAGATCGGCAATTTTTTCTCTTTTTTGGTCTGGCCATTGCCCTACAAACTGGCAA
It encodes:
- a CDS encoding glycoside hydrolase, whose translation is MQYFSLLKKRAVGLFLLHFIFSCNTKSDSSQEGGLGNEQPKITLQINSNKSYQTIDNFGASDAWACQFVGQWPDQKREKIADLLFSKELDGEGSPKGIGLSLWRFNIGAGSAEQGSESGIGDEWRRAESFLELDGTYNWDRQKGQVWFANAAKERGVGKLLLFPNSPHVNFTKNGKAYSSDGKSNLAADKYPDFAEYLANVVQGLENKGLTVDYVSPINEPQWDWSKGNQEGCPYWNNEIADFVKVLNKEFEEKAISAKIDIAEAGQIDYLYEQGNRPGRSNQITDFFDESSENYVGDLSHVGNVISGHSYFTTSPNTKSVEKRAALANSVRSVPKLKFWMSEYCILGGNDGEINGNGRDLGIDPALYVAKVIHNDLVVANATAWQWWLAVSPYNYKDGLVYVDYQKEDGEVYESKILWALGNFSRFVRPGFNRIDIAQSSGHPNENLLCSGYKSPDTGELTIVLVNSDSKAFSINLELDKQAVAASKAYLTSKDKDLEQVGLVDASSIELPPRSVMTIVLNP